The proteins below are encoded in one region of Pelagibacterium flavum:
- a CDS encoding cytochrome P450 yields the protein MAAIVQLRPITDVPDGLGASAQPSDPAFYQNPYPFYASRHSTHPAFFWTEYGHWCFADFASVSALLRDRRFGRDILHVATREEIGLPEPQPHTTDFDLTEKYSLLNLEPPAHSRLRTLVNRAFVSRQVELLRPRIAALTHSIINGFEHQGSVELIKAFAAPIPAIVIAEMIGLPTEMAPQLLDWSNRMVRMYMFEVSHETELEANRAAAEFTAYLRQVIAERRMLPREDLLSHMIAAEQGGERLSEDEMLSTAILLLNAGHEATVHTTGNAVKAILESGYDPRMLFADEAATAATVEEALRFDAPLHMFTRYALEDLEYNGIALRKGDMIGLMLGAANRDPNRFTNPNTFDPLRTDGANVSFGAGIHFCIGAPLARLEMQIAMKILFERLPKLHLSAPPRYADVYHFHGLERLDVSW from the coding sequence ATGGCAGCCATAGTTCAGCTCCGACCGATCACCGATGTCCCCGACGGCCTTGGCGCCAGCGCCCAACCCTCCGATCCCGCCTTTTACCAGAACCCCTACCCGTTCTACGCATCACGCCACTCTACCCATCCGGCCTTCTTCTGGACCGAATACGGTCACTGGTGTTTTGCCGACTTCGCTTCAGTCAGCGCCCTCCTTCGCGACCGGCGATTCGGCCGCGACATTCTCCACGTCGCCACGCGCGAGGAAATCGGACTGCCCGAGCCCCAGCCGCACACCACCGATTTCGACCTCACCGAAAAATACTCTCTTCTCAACCTCGAACCGCCCGCTCACTCGCGGCTGCGCACCCTGGTCAACCGGGCATTCGTCTCCCGCCAGGTCGAGCTGTTGCGCCCGCGCATCGCCGCGCTCACCCATTCCATCATCAATGGCTTTGAACATCAGGGCAGCGTCGAGTTGATAAAGGCTTTTGCCGCCCCCATTCCCGCCATCGTGATTGCCGAAATGATCGGCCTGCCCACCGAAATGGCGCCTCAATTGCTCGACTGGTCCAATCGCATGGTCCGGATGTACATGTTTGAGGTCAGCCACGAGACCGAGCTTGAGGCCAATCGCGCCGCCGCAGAGTTCACCGCTTATCTGCGCCAGGTCATTGCCGAGCGCCGCATGCTGCCGCGCGAGGACCTGCTCAGCCACATGATCGCCGCCGAACAGGGCGGCGAGCGCCTGAGCGAAGACGAAATGCTCTCGACCGCCATCCTGCTGCTCAACGCCGGCCACGAGGCAACCGTCCACACCACCGGAAACGCCGTAAAGGCGATTCTTGAAAGCGGCTATGATCCGCGCATGCTGTTCGCCGACGAAGCGGCGACCGCCGCCACCGTCGAGGAAGCCCTGCGTTTCGACGCCCCGCTGCACATGTTTACCCGCTACGCCCTCGAGGACCTCGAATACAACGGCATCGCCCTGCGAAAAGGCGATATGATCGGATTGATGCTCGGCGCCGCCAACCGCGACCCCAACCGCTTTACCAACCCCAACACCTTCGATCCGCTCCGTACTGACGGCGCCAATGTCAGCTTCGGCGCCGGCATCCATTTCTGTATCGGCGCGCCCCTCGCCCGCCTCGAAATGCAGATCGCCATGAAAATCCTGTTCGAGCGCCTCCCCAAGCTGCACCTCTCGGCTCCACCCCGCTACGCCGACGTCTATCACTTCCACGGATTGGAACGGCTGGACGTAAGTTGGTGA